Part of the Malaclemys terrapin pileata isolate rMalTer1 chromosome 17, rMalTer1.hap1, whole genome shotgun sequence genome, ccaGGACCCCTTTGCACCCGCTGTACCACTAGTATCCCCCGACCCCCAaagtaacaaacaaaacaaacccaaaactgcCAGCCCTTGCGCTAGCACTCAGCCAaccagctgccccctcccatctccaGAGGAACCAGAGCTCCCAGCAGCTGAAAGAATACAGGGAACACAGGGCAGGGAACAAGCGAGATCACAACAGAAAGAACAAGGAGAAGCTGGAACCGGGAGCGACCCCCCAAAGCTGTCGGCAGGTGTGTACTGAGCGGGGTCTAACAGTCTGGCGGTGGATTCTGGGAATCCGCGCACTGAGTGGCAGCCTCGTCCGGAGTCCCTCGGGAGGAGCCGAGGTGCTGGCGGTTTTTGGCATTCTGCATACCGGTCCGTAGCGAGCTCGGGCGGGAGAGAGGTTACTGGTGTGACTTGGGGCCCGGAGGGGGTAAGGTTGAGTCGTCAAAGAGGGGGTTCTTCACTTCCATTTCTCCAGTCTGCAGCGGTTGGCAAGGAAAGAAGATTATATAACCAGCAGGTTAGAGGTCACAGAATCTTATGTCAGCCCCCCTCGCTCTGAGACACTGTTTATTATGACACAAtagccctcccaccccatcctccccaggcagcacagcagtgcCACTTTCATTAGCAATTGTATCGCAGAAGGGCCTAGAGCAGAGGCGGGCAAACGATGGCCCGCAGGCCGAATCAGGCGTGgagccggggccagggcaggtgtGCAGGGAGCCTGTCCTGGCCCCGGTGtgcgctgctgccaccctggagccgcttgACGTAAGCAGcgtcgggctggagcccgaacccctcctgcaccccaccccccaactccctgccttaagccccctgcctgcatctcacaccccaactccctgtcctgagcccctttgtagatcccgcacccctcctgtaccccaaccccctgccctgagcccccgctgcaccctgcaccccgtgcacctcaaccccctgccctgatccccctcctgcacgccgcaccccttctgtaccccaaccccctgccctgagcctccgcTGCACCCcgtacacctcaaccccctgccctgagctccctgctgcaccccgtgcagctcaaccccctgccctgatccccctcctgcacgccgcaccccttctgtaccccaaccccctgccctgagcctccgcTGCACCCcgtacacctcaaccccctgccctgagctccctgctgcaccccgtgtacctcaaccccctgccctaagccccctgcctgcatctcgcacccctcctgcacccccaacccccttccctgagcccctcatacaatccgcactccctcccgcaccccaaccctctgccccggcactgcatacaatttccccacccagatgttgCCCTCAgcccaaaacgtttgcccacccctggcctagaggctccggccaagatcagggccctggtgtgccgggcgctgcacagacacgcagtgagagacagtcctgcccggtagtgtagatgcagccaacTGCAAACATTCTTCCCTTGACCAAGCTCCATTTACACCAGGGGCTAGGCCACCGTAGCCGCAATGCTCCAGGATGTCACAACCCTGAGCACCGTAGCGACGTCAACCTAAAATGGAAGTACAGGCCATGCCTGTGTCTCCACTAGCAGCGCTTTATCAGGATCGCTGTGCCtctatactagggttaccatatttaaacattaaaaaaagaggacacttcacgggtccctggccccgccccttccccaccctggccccgcccctttcccaccccctcacctgagcaccccgcattccccctcctccctcccagccacacgaaacagctgcccgagcgctaccggcttcacggtttgccgggctgcccccagacctccagaccctgcgcctgtggccgggcgcttccccagtgcagccggagcctgggaggagaagcgcccggccggggatgcagggtctggaggtctgggggctgcccggcaaaccgtgaagccggtagcactcgggcagctcggctcttcagctacacagagctgagatgtctggggggagcagcagccgccgccgcgggggaatccgcctgcagctcgcagcctgccggagccgctcaggtaagcgggggactggggcagggatgccggcaaaacaaagctgggagtattttcccggacatgttcggctttttggcaattccccccagacggggatttgaggaccaaaaagccggacatgtccgggaaaccaaaaagccggacgtatggtaaccctagatatacGATGTGACCAAAGCCCTCCTAGCATTGCCCCAGCTTGACTGGTAACGCTGTGCTTTGTCCCAGTAAAATAGAGCCACCCCTGTAGGAGCGAAACAAACTACACCAGTCAACGTGTCCTTTTGCCATCGCTGCTGCGTCTACACGAGGGACTTCTGCTCACACAGGGGCACTGATCTGGGATCACAGCTCCTCACACCCCTCACAGGCGTcgctatgccagcagaagtctgcagtgtagactggcccgaggcctggtctacaccgaGAGACCCAGAGAACCCTCAATTtcgtagttaggtcaacctaacctcTGGCATAGACGCCATTAGGTTGACGGAAGATTTCTTCCATTGACCTGGCTGCTGCCTCTTGGAGAGACGGATTATCTACAGAACGGAACCCCCTTTCCAGccatgtaggaagcatctacaccgAGGTgccacagcggcacagctgcagcaccggacctgtgccgctgtagtgtagacataacctgagccccagagcctgcaccctgggCTTTGCGACTCGCTGCtgcagggttgggttttttgcagtgtagatgaggGAAGTGACATAGCGGAGATGGGGACCCGGGCGTTCCCATCCTGTGCTCTATCCGCTGGCCCATGCGGCCGCTCCAAGAGACGTCACATTTCCATTCTGAAGTGGGGCATTGTAGGACCAGATTAGGGAACTTCCCTGAGGCTGGGTCCCACCTTGGCTTTGTGAGGAGGGGCGGGAGGAGGTGTAGATGGTATAGGCTCCGGTACCCTTGACCTCTGCTGAGGGGACAGTCTGacctgcctgggctgtgctgatcACAGGACTTTTGGACCAAGTGACCCAGGAGACGTAAGTGACCAGCTGGGGATGGAGCTACCAAATAAGATgattggtgggggaggaggggtgagagagagagcacacagcTGGGAATCTCTCAGATGGACAAATCTGAAGGCGATGCCTCTcagcggggaagggggggggagaggaaacagCCCCACTGAGGCCCAACTACGGTCCCCTTTGGGGGACGCCGCTGTAGGCCAGCTTTACAAAACCAGCCCATGAGCCAGCGTTTGCAGCTCTGCAGGGACTAGGAGCTGAAAAATCTGACAGGAACCAGCTGTTTATTCCCCAGACTGCCAGTGTGTGCCCTTTAATGGGCTGTAAAGATGTAATGATGACCCTTAATCTAGGCCCTGATGGTCTGGCAGGGACAGCGATTACCATGTGAAAGGCTGCACTAAAGCTCCCTTTCCGAGTCATTGTGCTTTTTGCACCATAGCTTGGAACAAGGCGGGTAGGCGCCGCCATTGGCGAGGGGGGCCACTGTCGAATCTGGGGGTTTGCAGCTGAGGCTCCCTAAAAGCACATCAGCCAGAGAACCCCATCTGGGGGGTTACACTGGTCAGTATCTCCTGGGAGGGAGCAAACCTGGCTTCCTTGCCTGATCTAATCAATATCACCCGGTCGGCCCCTTGCCTGGTCAGCTGACAGATGGGAAGCGCCCCACTCCGTTCCTGCACTCAGTGGGGGAGAGATTCAGAACAAGCCGTGACCAGGCACAGCCACTTACTGGGTCTCTGCCCAcaggctgaggcctggtctacacttaaaaacagGTCAACATAGCTACGGTGCTCCAGGGTGTGAAAACTCAAAATCCACGGCCGCAGCTCTGCTGTCCCGACCCCTAGCGGAGACGCAGCTAGGTCCCATTGACCTGGCTGCTGTAGTTAATTCACTGCCCTGAGAGGCGGTAGAAGAATTCTTCCCcatcacactcctgagtgacagttaagccaacctaacccctggtgaagaattcttccacctAGCGGCCACCTCCTAGGGTACTTAACCCTGGATTAACTtcctgatgggagaacccctccaggTCCCTGCAGCGCGCGTCTACGATGCAGCGTTTCCCGTGTAGACGAGCCCTCAGTTTTGACTTGATCGTTTGATATTGATTATAAATAGTCAGCAAATATGTATCGTTCCTAGATCATTCGTATCCAAGTTGGAATGGAACGTTTTGACCTTAGTAAAGCTTTTTGCTCATTTCCCACTGAAGGTTTCGACTAAACTGATACGCGCCCGCGACACGGTTGGGTTTCGTGGAAGCAGCCAGTCAGCTCTACTAAGCAGAAGGGTCTGGATCCTGAACAAGATCATTGGGAGCTTCTTGGGGGGCCGCCTTCAGCTTAGGTTGAATCCCTTTCTGTGCGAGGGGACGTCAGGAGGGGAGGGGTAGGATGGGAATCTCAAGGAGGAGATTTTGCATGAGGGCCATTTTAAAAAGGTCTTGTTACAAAGAACGAGTTGACTGTTCTTTGTAAGGGAGAGGGTTTCGGAACTGCCTGAGAGCAGGGATCCCGTGCCTCCTCCCCGTCTGCCCAGTGCCGGAGGCTCGGCAGGGCCAGGCAGCGCCAGCTCGAGTGGCTCCCGAGGTAGCTCGCAGGCTCTGAGGCACGATGGCCGCAAGGGAGCATTGAGAGGCCCCCCACGGAAAGGGGTGGAGGAAGCGCGCACACTGCCAACttactggagccagccctgggcactcGTACACCGTGAAATCACCGTCTTCGTTCTCCTCGTCGGAGGATGCCGAGTCAGGCAGTTTGGGCTCCTCTTTATGCCTGAAAAGAGAGAGGCACATAGAGATGGAGGTGAAATCCATGGGGGCAATTTCCTCTCCAGCGCAAACCCAGCACTGTCTAGCAAAGCAAATGGGGATTCCCAGCACCATCCTTCAGCACCCTCTCTCCCCGCCCGGGCATCTCCTGAACTGCACCGGGAATGTCTCCAGAGAGCTCCCGATCCCGGCTCTAGACGCGGGTGACCCTTGTTAACCGTCGGCAGCTGGCAAGGCCGTTGCTGCTTTCTCCGAGAGCTGGAAGGAGTCACTTACTTTTCCATGGAGAGCATCTGCTGTTTCTGGTGTTGGTAGTGATACATCTGGGCACTCTGAGCCAGCGTCTGATCCCCAGGCTTTAAAAGGAAAACAGGAGCTGTGAACACAGGTCTCCAGAGAGCGGCTAGCTTTCCATCGCCCACAGACCGGAGCCCAGAGGCCAGGCTGAGAGACAGGTTTTAACAGGACTAGAGAGGACTTCTCTAcggcacctccctccccctttgtgTTTCACTAGCCTCTCCAGAATTCATGCAGGGTTTGCTCACAAAGTGTTAAAAATGGACCATGCTGCCAACGGGTCTGAGAGAAGGTCTGGAGCAGCTTACCGAGACTTTGTCGTATGGCAGGGGGCCGGGTAGCTTCTGAGATGGGTAGTCGGTTTTCTGAGCTAGTCTGATTTCCTTCTGCAGCCTACAGAGGGGACAAGGCAGTGGTTAAGCAGGAatgatttaaagggacaggccCCAAATGAAACCTATCCACCTTCTTAGCTTTCTCAAATTCCCTTTTCAACCATTCCCCCCTCAAAACCAAACTACCATGGCTTGGCGCTGCAGCAATGAAAATTCCTACCTGCAATTCCAGAACAAACCTACGGGTTTGGATTCACCCACCAGGACAGGTACCTACACACACGCTGAGCTAAAAACCATCTGAGCATCTATCCGCTCGCTGGTTCTGACCAGGCAGGAAGCACTGAAACACAATCTTGCCACTCAGAGGTCTGGGGAGAAGCAGTCTTGTACCTTTCAATGGCCTGCCTGTTCTCCAGGAGCGGAGCAGAGAGGCCAAGCATGGCTCAGGGCCACGGAGGTGTAATGAATAGTGTAGAGAAGGCTGATCAGTAGCTTCTGTTCTGCCTGTCCCACAGCACAAGAACAAGGGACGTTCAACGAAACAGAGCAGGAAATTCAGAACTGATCAAAGGAAACTGTTTCCTGAATGTGGAATTAGCTTGTGGAACTCACAGTCACAGGCTGTGAGGAGGCCAAGAACGTAGGAATTGGAggtttatatggataacaagaaccTCCAGAATTCTCATTGCTCACGCTAACGTGGGTTGGAAGGAATATTAAATCTCATGCTTTAGAGCGTAAGCTCATCTCTCCGAGTGCTGGGGAACAGGAGGGAATCTTCATGAGGGACACATTATTCCACATGTGCCTACTACATGGTTTCTCTTGCTCCTTCCCCTGAAGTATCCGGTGCTGGCCACTAtcaaagacaggacactgggtgaATCCAGTCTAGCAGTGCCAATGTTCTTATGAGTCTTCCTGCTTTCAGGTGGTTACGCTGAATCCTTACGTATCTGGTAAGCTCACTGGAACAGggactgtttgtacagcgcctgccATAACGGGGCTCTCGCCCATGCCGGGGGTTCCTACGTGTCCCCGATAAGTAATCGCAGATAGAAAGGCTCCTTCTGACACTGTCTCCTAGGATCTATTAATTGGCCGTCACAAGTGACGGTCTAGCCAAGCATGCGGCACCTCCCTGCCCTACAACTCTTCTCACGAGTGGCTCCCACCCATCCAGCTTGGCTCTAGAGCACCCATCACCACTGGGCCTTACACAACGATTGCTATTAAGTATCGGTCAGGACGCTGGGCCCACTCTCTCTTGCTTTATGCACCTCGTCTCCTGTGGGTGCAGACGGAGATGCGTTTTGCACCGTGCCAGGCGAAGGCTCAGCCTGAGTTCCCTAGCCCAAGGAGAGCGATTTctcgatttttaaaatccttccccAATCCCCTCCCAATTGCACAGAAGTCCAGGCACAAATTCCTCAGGACACCAGGCGGAGGCCCAGCCGTTTGCTGGAGGAGGTCCCTGCTGGCTTACCTGCACCAGCAGATCGCAGCCACGATTAAAGCAACGATGCCGGCGACCGAGAACACCACGATCATCCCTGCAGAGGAAGGAACACAGCCCAGAGCTCGTCACTTGGCTGCTACTGACCAAGATAGCCCAAAACGGACAGAGCGGGTTGTTATGGGCTGTGATGGTTTGCTGGtgggggctccctccctgccctttcAATAACTAACCCCTCCAAGTCCTGTAACGCCTACCCCACTGGGCACTATCACTCACACGCAGCGTCAGTGACTGTTATTGTACCAGGTACGTACGACAGTAAACCTGGTGACTGCcggtctcataagcaaactgaaTTCCATCTCTCCCCACTGGGAAACGCAATGAACTTCCAGGAGAGgccagcctgagctgcaaagcTCCGCTTCGGAGCCAAACTGCCTCATGGCCCATCACAGACACAGCGGCAAGCCCTGAGGTGCTAAACCAGCTCCTGCACCCCCGCACAGCCTGGATCGGGCCCATCCCTAGCTCTGAGCGCCAAAGGGAAGCTTGCACCTACCGAGTATCAGGAGGTCATTTGAAGTGACATGGAACACCTCCACTGGAGAACTCTTCACTGTcttggtggcagtggtgggatgAGATGTCACAGCCCTGTGGCTCGCTCTGTTCCTCTTGGGGGACTCCCCTCTCGCCCCAGCGGCTTCAGGATGCTTCCCTGACGGGGCCTGGGTGGCTGTGCAAGAAAGCAGAGACCACAAACATCAGCAGACGCAGTGggaccccccaacacccagctctGGGACAGGCAGCGGAGTTATGGACAAAGAAGTAAAAACCATTTGCTACCTCCATTGGTGTTTAATGCGTTACCACTGACCAGGATGCACCGTCTTGCTATTCACGGGGATGCAATACAGAACCCCAGAACATACAGGCTGGAAAACCCACAATGTACCCCTTGCTAATAGAGGGGCTAGATCCTGCAGCCCCTCGGCGAGCTTAACTCCCACTGCGGCCAATGGGTCTTGTGCTACGACCGCAGGATCGGGCCTGGAGCTGGTGGGGGAATCACTTGTGGAATAAATGCGAAGTCCGCAGCTGCTCTCCTCCGTTTGAGCACTTGTGCCCCCCATTATAAAATACAGCCATAAAAGGCAACTTTATTGCCCTGGCATCAGCAGTTTGGGTGCTTCTTATATTAGGAAATGAGGCTACAAAATCTCTCAAGAAATCCCAGCTCATGagatggaagagggagagagagaagacaaaATTTCCAAGGTAGGGAATATCTCTCCCCAAAAGCACGTCCCTTCCCCCGGTCACAAACACACAACACTTCTAGAGCATCTTTCATCTAGAATCTCCCGGGAGAGGTCATCCctcttttacaaatggagaaactgaggcacagagaggttaagggagttcctcaaggtcacacagagttGTAGtcgagccaggaatagaccccggtcccctgctctaaccactagcctacATTGCCGTGACATGCCTCGAGGATGGGAGTCTCGAATTTGTTTCCAAACGAGGGAGTGCACATATTCTCCAGGCCCTTGGCTTTGCTCCTGCTGAATTCAGGAGCCCTGTAATATGGTGTTTACAGAGCAATGAAAACTCCATGGCCGGCTTtctccccagctcagccagcCAGGAAATGCCAGAAACACTTCCCTGGAAACCTAGTAATTTAGACCAGGAACTTAAGCACCACTCTATTAAATTGGCAGCAGGGACAGTAAAACGGAACCCTTCATAAGCAGGGCATTTCAGAGGGCTCGTGTTTCCACGGTTTTCAGCCTTTGAGAGGAGAGTCTGAGTTGTTGATCACAGGAGTCTTGTCTGAACACTGGGACCGTTGGCCTCAGAGTCACTGAACGCGGAAAGCAGCACAAACTGCATGAAAGCGGCTGGGAGAACAGGCTAAGGAGAGCAGGTGGGTGACTTCTGGACTCACCATCCTGGAGCAGATGGAGGCGAGCGGCATCCTGTCTGGCCAGCACGTCAGCTAAGAAGTCGATTTCTTCCTCTAGGTTGGGAACAGAAGTTCTCcctgaggaaagagagaaaacaacTGTAATGTTTACTGCTATGGAGCATCAGGGGCTTACGGCTCCCACAGGAACGGTCGGCTGCCCACAGCAACGCGGGCATTATACAGGGCAAGGATCCGGCTCTGCGGCTGGAGAGCAGGTGACAGCTTGGCGCTCCTGCAGGAGCAGTTTCCTCCGTAGGCAGGTCTGAAACACACTCTGCTAATAGAGGGCAGGGATTctgaaactgggggtcctgaGGTTATGGGGGGATCGCGAGTACACGCACAAAACAGAGCAACTGCAGTAAAATATATAACTGAAATCTAGTGGTTTAGAAAATGACACACACCTTTCCATCACAATGTAGTGTACTTACCTCACAAAAAGGTAATTTATAATGTAACAGCCAGACAAACGGGCAGGTGTGGCACTGTGGGGGTGCTTACGGGGGTTATAGCCACCTCCAAATTTGCCTTAGCCCCCGTGCCTACCCCTCCCAGCGCAAAGGCCAAACAttatgcagaagtaagggtgacatggtatggcattgccacccttccttctgggctgccttcagagctgggcacccagccagtagccactgctctccggctgccaacctctgaaggcagcgctgccgccagcagcagcgtagaagtaagggtggcaacggGGCGCTAAGTCTGCCGTGAAAATGGATCTTGACAACATTTCTTCACGCCCTCCCAGTATTAAAcagtaacaatttttaaaaataacttttctgctTATAATGATAATAATTCGATAACAATGttttagtcttaatttaaaagcaatgggaaaaggtaaattcattttaaacaatagggttataaatttagcatttaaaatagtgttaaatataaaaaaatgtcagctatcagggggtagccgtgttagtctgtatctacaaaaacaacaaggagtctggtggcaccttaaagactaacagatttatttgggcataagctttcgtgggtaaaaacctcacttcttcggatgcatagagtgaaagttacagatgcaggcattctatactgacacatggagagcagggagttacttcgcaaggaagttacttgcgaagtaactccctgctctccatgtgtcagtatataatgcctgcatctgtaactttcactctataaaaaaatgtatttttaattaagggcggcgggggggggggggttgctgtgtgaaaggggttgccaatccaaaaagtttgagaaccactgtgctaaatCCTGCAGCCTGTAGGTGACTGTAGTCAATGGGTCTTGTGTTAAGACTGCAGAATTGGACCTTTAGCTGGTGAAAACAGCACCCACCCGCCTCCCTGGAACCCTATACAAGCAGCACTGGCAAATGTCAGGTGACTTTCTCCCAGTCCTGTAATTCAGACtctgaccccccgccccaaacACATAGATAATAGTTGAGGGGTTGTGGGTatcatctctcccccccccccgaaagagATTTTAAGCAGAACTCAGAAAATCCCACTGACGGGCTGGAAATAGTTCACTGCTCCGATGGAATCAGAAGGCGGTGGCGAGCAGAAAGGAAGTCACAGCCAGGACAGCTTCTGTACAGGTTCCTCACCCTGTGATCAGAGCCGCTAGTCCAGATAAACCCCATCAGAGCAAATCCAGAACCCGAAAAGGGCCAGGTTTGGCCTACAAGTGTGCATCAGCCTCTGagctcatttaaaatgttttattaaagcGAATGTTAAAATTGTCTAATACACAGGTCTAAAAAAAGAGtttctgtacatctgggtataacGCTTGAATTATCCAAAAGTACAGAGCTTGGTTTGAAAAGCCAGAACATTCATATAGTACATAATCTACAATATCTCAAATGACGGTTAATAAATGTAATGATCCAGTTTAAATACTAGCATCCAAATACTCCGATACATCCCTTCTGATACAAGCAAAAAGTTATACTAAGAATAGTTTATGGAAAGCAACTATAGCAATGAGcgtagattgtccctcagtaactgGGAATTTAGGATCGGTTGTCCCTCTGTAAATACAATCCATCAGAGAAGTAGGTCAGTTACTTTCCTGATTTCGCTTTTCAGTGGCACTCCAGCTCAAAAAGCCAAGAAAAATATTCGCTGCCATCACAAGGCTAAGAAGAAAAACACGTCTGTTTAGAAGCTATCTGGGAATTGACCCTGTGCATTTGTTAGAGAAAGACAACAAACAAAGGTACAAACCTTTTACATGTTATAGCAGCAATTGTAGGGTCTCTCTTGAAATCAAACAGCAGGTGCCGGTGCCGGAATGGGGCTGGGCATCAGAGGAAAGGTAGAGTAGGGTAGACTATGACCAGCTAGTGTGTTTTAAACACAACTTGCTCTACCTACACTAGGTGCAAAGTCCTGTTAGCTAAACATTTTCTAACATGTCCTTTCCCCCTATTCTAGAGGTGGCCATTGAGTAGATGCTGGGTTCTCTGCTATTGGACACTGGATATTTATctagacacccccccaccccttggagTTCTGGACACATCTCGGCTCATCGAGGCTTGCTATGAACTTGCCCTATGTAATCAGAGCCCCCGGGGGCAGGTCGGAAGCCCCCGGAGCTGGTAGCGCTCAACAGAGGAAGAGGCCGTATTATTGAGAAACGGGATTTGAAAATGATTTATTCCCATGGAAGATTATTATTAGGCAGGGTCTCCTGGGAAAGGCAGGGGATGAGAGAGGACACTTTGCCCTTActccagatcctcagatgaaaggacaTTTTACGTGAAGGATTGTCAACTCCTTCCCCTTAAGAAGCCAATATCAGCCCTGGTTGGACAAAGCCCAATTTTTCCTGGGTGTTGAGGAGGGTTGAGAGGCACAAGGTGCTTCTGAGGCTGGATGGGGTTTCCATTCAATCATCCCATTGTTCTCAGCCCAGGCAGGTGTTCCATACAGGAGCCACTGGGTGGGATAGCACAGCCTGTGTCATACGGGACATCAGACTAGACAATCCCAATGGaacgtcccttctggccttgacatCCATGGCTCTATGGCTgacgtgtgtgggggggaggggggcttcctGCCAAACATTTTGAAGGTTTCTGAGTACATGCAACTTGCAGGTTGTATGTTGTGCACAaagatctcaaagagcttcacAAACATCCACCTTCTCAGCACCCCTAGGCTTGGCATAACTCCCATCTGTGTGAAATGGGGGGCTGAGACACACAGCCTGGCCAAGGAGCAAGTCAATGGCAGCACTGgaaaaaaagaacccaggagtcctactCTCCAGCTGGGACAATACTCCATTCGCCCTCCCTCCATTCTATTTACAAACATTCCCAGGGCTCCGCAGCCCTGCAAGAAATACCCTCTGTCCTATAAATGAAACCCACACAGACCACTGGGCATCGAGGTGAATGAGAGGCAGATAGAAATTACGCAGAAAGGGAAacccggaggatgttgtgaaacgGAGCCGGctgagggaggaaaggaaagtgatgaaAGTCTGGGGAGCAGCAGTGCTTCTTGGGAACACCATGAACAGGCTCTTCCCTGAAACGGGTACTGCAATAGTGTTTCTCAAGTCAATAACCTCAGTTCATGGCCTGACCAGGCCTCAGCAGAATGACACCGACCAGTGGGGCTGGAATGGACAGGCTGCTGCGAGCCTCACAACGTCCAGCTAAGCAGGGTTTGGCTATCGGCCACGCGACGCCCGGGACGGCCCTGACACTGCACAGGGAAGATGATCTGTCCCTGCTCTGAGGTTAGGAATATAAGGGGAAGTGACGACAGATGACCGAGAGGGAGAGAAACTCAGAAGAAGTGAGGAGAAAGGGCAGCAATCCCGTCCTGCCAGCCCCCACGCCTCAGCTCTCCAGGCGGGATCACCAGCATGCGCATGGCCCCTCCCAGCTTCCCACAGCCCTCCCGCTCCCTCACACCAGATCATGTACGTTCATCATGGACCTCCTCCTCGGCCCAGAGGGCAGGGCAGTCTCCAAGCTCTAAGCGAGGGAGGAAGGATCATGAACTCCGATGTTCTCCGGGGCCAacaggggaaaagggaggggtCTGTCCAATCATGGGTGCAAGATGACATGAAGCCCCCAAAAGTACAGGGCTAGGTGCcaccgccccctgctggccctgcc contains:
- the NPDC1 gene encoding neural proliferation differentiation and control protein 1 codes for the protein MVAARRAPVPRLGALLLPGIVLGACLLRPGAGKPEESCPRSLDCTLQRRAFCPPGSHVCGPCLPQFVEDEHGRCVQRKWSSTGRTSVPNLEEEIDFLADVLARQDAARLHLLQDATQAPSGKHPEAAGARGESPKRNRASHRAVTSHPTTATKTVKSSPVEVFHVTSNDLLILGMIVVFSVAGIVALIVAAICWCRLQKEIRLAQKTDYPSQKLPGPLPYDKVSPGDQTLAQSAQMYHYQHQKQQMLSMEKHKEEPKLPDSASSDEENEDGDFTVYECPGLAPTGEMEVKNPLFDDSTLPPPGPKSHQ